A region of Necator americanus strain Aroian chromosome I, whole genome shotgun sequence DNA encodes the following proteins:
- a CDS encoding hypothetical protein (NECATOR_CHRI.G1630.T1), with protein sequence MKVLVGVKRVVDYAVRVRVKPDKTGVITDNVQHSMNPFDEIALEEAVKMKEKKLAKEVVAVSMGGLKCQEVLRNALAKGADKAIHIEIPDADVPKVEPLHVAKALQKIVEKDKFDVVFLGKQAIDDDASQTAPLLAGLLDWPQALFASKVEKEGEGHLKVTREIDGGLDIVKVKLPAVLSADLRLNEPRYATLPNIMKAKKKPMEKMTVNDLGVDLTPQTKTLEVADPPVRKAGGFVEDVPALIAKLKEKGLIKH encoded by the exons GTGCGGGTGAAACCAGACAAAACAGGAGTTATCACGGATAATGTTCAACACAGTATGAATCCATTCGATGAGATCGCCTTGGAAGAAGCCGTTAagatgaaggagaaaaagcTAGCCAAAGAA GTTGTGGCTGTGTCAATGGGAGGCCTTAAATGTCAAGAAGTTCTACGAAATGCTCTGGCTAAAGGTGCTGATAAAGCCATTCATATAGAG ATTCCTGATGCCGATGTGCCAAAAGTGGAACCTCTGCACGTAGCGAAAGCACTCCAGAAAATCGTTGAGAAAGATAAATTTGACGTGGTTTTCCTGGGAAAACAG GCAATTGACGATGATGCTTCTCAAACCGCGCCACTTCTTGCTGGATTGCTAGACTGGCCACAGGCTCTATTCGCTAGCAAG GTCGAGAAGGAAGGTGAGGGACACCTGAAGGTGACTAGAGAAATTGATGGAGGCTTGGACATCGTTAAG GTAAAATTGCCCGCTGTTTTATCAGCGGATCTTCGCTTAAATGAGCCTCGCTATGCTACCTTGCCCAATATCATGAAAGCCAAGAAAAAACCTATGGAGAAGATGACCGTCAATGATCTAGGAGTGGATCTCACACCACAGACGAAGACTCTGGAG gTGGCTGATCCTCCTGTTCGTAAAGCTGGAGGATTTGTTGAAGATGTCCCTGCTTTGATCGCAAAGCTCAAGGAAAAAGGACTGATCAAGCATTGA
- a CDS encoding hypothetical protein (NECATOR_CHRI.G1631.T1) encodes MGWDCRWCRKIFELANVCHYSMGTDTEMSPTEVNQPVTKEEVADMSSYTDVKTEHDGSFESQASLYSERSKRRRYKAKRDKKPSATGRTWTKVEDPHAPRKPRSGYVHFLSSRRSKYGTVKQGCDQKSINVALAAEWQKLTEEERKPFLDLAVKERQEYEVELKAYEKTDHYREFMEKKERILRLRKQRRKLGVDTKEEFDESLDLEDSLLEDTKKDVKDVSKEKTFSSDKPMIPTLPNSNIPIFSSEFLEYNKNRESQLRSIRREIGVAEAEKEAMQRTIEKMQANNVALESQAAHDKKMAKEADYIIECWMRVLKGAMSETMKEYNLQSPEETVAFLTKLANGDAPNEDVLQAVKEVIQSASFLLPK; translated from the exons ATGGGATGGGATTGCCGTTGGTGTCGTAAAATCTTCGAATTAGCTAATGTTTGCCATTATAGCATGGGTACCGATACGGAAATGAGCCCGACCGAGGTCAACCAACCAGTCACAAAG GAAGAAGTTGCGGACATGTCTTCATACACGGATGTCAAGACCGAGCACGATGGTTCATTCGAAAGCCAAGCGTCACTCTATAGCGAAAGATCGAAAAGAAGACGCTATAAAGCTAAGCGCGATAAG AAACCTAGTGCAACGGGTAGGACATGGACTAAGGTGGAAGATCCTCATGCTCCCCGCAAGCCTCGGTCAGGTTATGTTCACTTCCTAAG ttctcGCCGTTCCAAGTATGGCACAGTGAAACAGGGATGCGATCAAAAAAGTATCAATGTAGCTTTAGCAGCAGAATGGCAAAAACTCACCGAAGAAGAGCGGAAG ccTTTTCTTGATCTTGCTGTTAAAGAGCGTCAGGAGTATGAAGTGGAGCTGAAAGCGTACGAGAAAACGGATCATTACCGAGAGTTTATGG aaaagaaagagcgAATACTAAGACTACGAAAACAACGTCGAAAGTTGGGCGTGGATActaaagaagaatttgatgAGTCATTGGACTTGGAAGACTCTTTACTGGAGGATACCAAAAAGGATGTTAAGGATGTCAGCAAGGAGAag aCATTCTCTTCCGACAAGCCAATGATACCTACGTTGCCGAATTCAAATATACCCATATTTAGCTCAGAGTTCCTCGAATACAACAAAA ATAGAGAGTCACAACTTCGATCGATACGGCGTGAAATTGGTGTAGCTGAAGCTGAAAAGGAAGCGATGCAACGAACCATTGAGAAAATGCAGGCGAATAACGTTGCACTCGAATCCCAGGCAGCCCATG ATAAGAAAATGGCGAAAGAAGCGGACTATATAATAGAATGTTGGATGCGAGTACTGAAAGGCGCTATGAGTGAAACCATGAAAG AGTATAATCTTCAAAGCCCCGAGGAAACTGTAGCGTTCCTCACTAAACTCGCTAACGGTGACGCACCTAACGAGGACGTTTTGCAGGCCGTGAAAGAGGTAATACAAAGTGCATCATTTTTACTGCCGAAATAG
- a CDS encoding hypothetical protein (NECATOR_CHRI.G1631.T2) has protein sequence MFLDLFSTISSALSIHPQPLRNPVITPEHYAAPLVKKKRLAKTLLSKRNPPSVPSLRTMGTDTEMSPTEVNQPVTKEEVADMSSYTDVKTEHDGSFESQASLYSERSKRRRYKAKRDKKPSATGRTWTKVEDPHAPRKPRSGYVHFLSSRRSKYGTVKQGCDQKSINVALAAEWQKLTEEERKPFLDLAVKERQEYEVELKAYEKTDHYREFMEKKERILRLRKQRRKLGVDTKEEFDESLDLEDSLLEDTKKDVKDVSKEKTFSSDKPMIPTLPNSNIPIFSSEFLEYNKNRESQLRSIRREIGVAEAEKEAMQRTIEKMQANNVALESQAAHDKKMAKEADYIIECWMRVLKGAMSETMKEYNLQSPEETVAFLTKLANGDAPNEDVLQAVKEVIQSASFLLPK, from the exons atGTTCCTCGACTTATTCTCAACTATTTCGAGTGCTCTATCGATCCATCCACAGCCTCTTCGt AATCCCGTGATCACACCTGAACACTACGCCGCCCCACTTG TGAAAAAGAAGCGTTTAGCGAAGACGTTActctcaaaaagaaatccccCTTCAGTACCCTCACTACGAAC CATGGGTACCGATACGGAAATGAGCCCGACCGAGGTCAACCAACCAGTCACAAAG GAAGAAGTTGCGGACATGTCTTCATACACGGATGTCAAGACCGAGCACGATGGTTCATTCGAAAGCCAAGCGTCACTCTATAGCGAAAGATCGAAAAGAAGACGCTATAAAGCTAAGCGCGATAAG AAACCTAGTGCAACGGGTAGGACATGGACTAAGGTGGAAGATCCTCATGCTCCCCGCAAGCCTCGGTCAGGTTATGTTCACTTCCTAAG ttctcGCCGTTCCAAGTATGGCACAGTGAAACAGGGATGCGATCAAAAAAGTATCAATGTAGCTTTAGCAGCAGAATGGCAAAAACTCACCGAAGAAGAGCGGAAG ccTTTTCTTGATCTTGCTGTTAAAGAGCGTCAGGAGTATGAAGTGGAGCTGAAAGCGTACGAGAAAACGGATCATTACCGAGAGTTTATGG aaaagaaagagcgAATACTAAGACTACGAAAACAACGTCGAAAGTTGGGCGTGGATActaaagaagaatttgatgAGTCATTGGACTTGGAAGACTCTTTACTGGAGGATACCAAAAAGGATGTTAAGGATGTCAGCAAGGAGAag aCATTCTCTTCCGACAAGCCAATGATACCTACGTTGCCGAATTCAAATATACCCATATTTAGCTCAGAGTTCCTCGAATACAACAAAA ATAGAGAGTCACAACTTCGATCGATACGGCGTGAAATTGGTGTAGCTGAAGCTGAAAAGGAAGCGATGCAACGAACCATTGAGAAAATGCAGGCGAATAACGTTGCACTCGAATCCCAGGCAGCCCATG ATAAGAAAATGGCGAAAGAAGCGGACTATATAATAGAATGTTGGATGCGAGTACTGAAAGGCGCTATGAGTGAAACCATGAAAG AGTATAATCTTCAAAGCCCCGAGGAAACTGTAGCGTTCCTCACTAAACTCGCTAACGGTGACGCACCTAACGAGGACGTTTTGCAGGCCGTGAAAGAGGTAATACAAAGTGCATCATTTTTACTGCCGAAATAG
- a CDS encoding hypothetical protein (NECATOR_CHRI.G1632.T1): MSCCYASWANDSVNLQNGSMIQHISLNMCRIEPKRPELWSDCIRDSYRGGTELQTDCNDLRVPPQLPSSAASYAITQRSIIFIQKHLFCFQFLGFANMK; this comes from the exons ATGAGTTGCTGCTACGCGTCCTGGGCAAAT GATTCCGTAAACCTCCAGAATGGTTCAATGATACAACATATATCACTGAATATGTGTAGAATCGAGCCAAAACGACCAGAACTGTGGTCCGATTGCATAAGAGATAGCTATCGCGGTGGGACGGAGCTTCAGACGGATTGCAACGACCTGAGGGTCCCACCACAACTCCCCTCTAGCGCAGCCTCTTACGCAATTACACAACgatccattatttttattcaaaaacatcTATTCTGCTTTCAGTTTCTTGGATTTGCGAACATGAAATAA
- a CDS encoding hypothetical protein (NECATOR_CHRI.G1633.T1) encodes MQFDSGSSRVVRHGIRSNASRIKISSSARLAYSSNLQMYAVPPSEEISIEEFDDIAIQRVKALKVVEDVKERYTWGSNDFMVAMTRELSKVMPIAAGTCMAADEVEARRRDVIGHFILRLAFCRSSESTKWLVTQEIDLFRFRFMIESRFKIAKFLKENNINLDVVEKSEHEELMVDLAAGCGITIDRAVETDFWKVDFTSALELVRRRRVLVRRGYAYVPFEDLSVITSAMLRANMTTAMARAFKHLAVVEEESRLLPRLARLANNAYSGKQYAGKESDGKVTRQMIDQLCASSFPPCMRQIHHRLRADHHLRHGARRQYGLFLKAIGLSLDEAMMFMREEFTKKIDSDKFEKQYAYNIRHMYGKEGRRVEYPAFPCSTIILSNPPAAGDCHGCPFKHLDHQLLAQRLEKDGLNRDQISQIVNYSKISAYDKACTRFFEYTHKMDEGALGQLITHPNSYYELSQEILSGARSKSNHVHQSHSSSQATVKKEEDFSDNEQ; translated from the exons ATGCAGTTTGACTCTGGATCTTCACGAGTCGTCCGACATGGGATCAGGAGTAATGCGTCTCGGATCAAG ATTTCGAGCTCAGCACGGCTGGCCTACAGTTCTAATCTTCAGATGTACGCCGTACCTCCTTCAGAAGAAATTAGCATCGAAGAATTTGACGATATCGCAATACAAAGAGTCAAAGCATTGAAA GTTGTCGAAGACGTAAAGGAGCGGTACACATGGGGCAGTAATGACTTCATGGTGGCTATGACTCGAGAGCTGTCAAAGGTGATGCCAATTGCTGCAG GCACGTGCATGGCTGCTGACGAAGTAGAAGCAAGAAGACGTGATGTTATTGGTCATTTCATACTTCGCCTAGCCTTCTGTCGCTCTTCTGAGTCAACGAAATGGCTAGTGACTCAAGAAATAGATCTCTTCAG GTTCCGCTTCATGATCGAATCTCGGTTTAAAATAGccaagtttttgaaagaaaataatatcaaTTTAGATGTG GTAGAGAAATCAGAACATGAAGAGTTAATGGTTGACTTGGCTGCAGGTTGCGGTATCACGATCGATCGAGCAGTTGAAACCGACTTCTGGAAG gtGGACTTTACATCAGCGTTAGAACTTGTCCGTCGTCGACGAGTTCTTGTTCGACGCGGTTACGCTTATGTGCCGTTTGAAGATCTATCAGTGATTACTTCTGCTATGCTTCGTGCGAATATGACAACTGCAATGGCG CGTGCTTTTAAGCACTTAGCAGTTGTCGAAGAAGAAAGCCGTCTTCTGCCACGGTTAGCTCGATTAGCTAATAACGCCTACAGTGGTAAACAATATGCTGGCAAAGAAAGTGATGGAAAGGTCACCCGGCAAATGATTGACCAG TTGTGTGCATCTTCGTTCCCACCATGCATGCGACAAATCCATCATCGCCTAAGGGCCGACCATCACTTGAGGCATGGAGCAAGAAG GCAGTATGGTCTTTTTCTGAAAGCTATCGGTTTGTCTTTGGACGAAGCAATGATGTTTATGAGGGAGGAGTTTACGAAAAAGATTGATTCTGACAAG tttgaaaAACAATACGCTTACAACATCCGTCATATGTACGGGAAAGAAGGTCGAAGGGTAGAGTACCCTGCGTTCCCGTGTTCCACAATCATATTGAGCAATCCTCCAGCAGCCGGTGATTGTCACG GTTGTCCATTCAAACATCTAGATCACCAGCTACTTGCACAACGCCTCGAAAAGGATGGGTTGAATAGGGATCAGATCAGTCAG ATTGTAAACTACTCGAAAATTAGTGCATATGACAAAGCTTGCACACGGTTTTTTGAATACACTCACAAGATGGATGAAGGCGCTCTCGGTCAACTGATAACTCATCCAAATAGCTACTACGAGTTGTCACAGGAG ATTCTCAGTGGTGCACGTTCGAAGAGCAATCATGTACATCAGTCGCACAGTTCGTCGCAGGCAACTgtcaagaaagaagaagatttttctgaCAACGAACAATAA
- a CDS encoding hypothetical protein (NECATOR_CHRI.G1634.T2), giving the protein MARKRNFKSKGLYFLRLDYGPDLTFLHLIVKSFSRNCLFLHSIASSHKCICLHISSSNVKPLIMTSFGNAAVDIDILEQEIAAKEHASRHTPAELSGNIAGMGGPSRSRPMQEVGLNDDLDTLDEPVWDTVKRDLRTIGLKFGHVIFPTPDRQQLLRDWDLWGPLFICVGLSLLLQHNHPDGSAPQFTQVFAITFFGSVVVTLNIKLLGGQISFFQSLCVIGYCLLPPLVAAVICSILLHGKLFLLRLAISTVGFCWSTFAAMGFLAGCQPEKKRFLVVYPIFLFYFVVSWMIMTNS; this is encoded by the exons ATGGCAAGGAAACGTAACTTTAAAT CAAAAGGCCTGTATTTTTTGCGACTGGATTATGGCCCGGATCTGACATTTCTCC ATCTTATTGTTAAATCATTTTCTAGgaattgtttgtttcttcattCCATCGCTTCGTCCCATAAATGCATCTGCCTTCACATTTCTTCATCGAAT gttaAACCGTTGATAATGACATCTTTTGGTAACGCTGCTGTTGATATTGATATT TTAGAGCAGGAGATTGCTGCCAAGGAACATGCTTCACGACATACTCCTGCTGAGCTATCCGGGAACATTGCTGGCATGGGAGGCCCTTCTAGGTCACGTCCCATGCAAGAAGTTGGTTTGAATGACGATCTTGACACGCTTGATGAACCCGTCTGGGATACAGTG AAACGTGATTTACGTACCATTGGATTGAAATTTGGTCATGTCATTTTCCCGACTCCAGATCGACAACAATTGCTTAGAGATTGGGATCTGTGGGGCCcactttttatttgtgttgGGTTATCCTT ATTACTCCAACATAACCATCCCGATGGTTCTGCTCCGCAGTTTACTCAAGTCTTCGCAATAACTTTTTTCGGATCAGTCGTTGTCACTCTGAATATAAAACTGCTCGGCGGGCAGAT TTCATTCTTCCAATCGCTGTGTGTGATCGGATACTGCCTGCTGCCTCCCCTTGTCGCAGCTGTCATCTGTTCGATTCTGCTACATGGGAAGTTATTCCTTCTCCGACTCGCTATTTCCACTGTTGGCTTCTGTTGGTCCACTTTTG CTGCTATGGGCTTTTTGGCCGGATGCCAACCGGAGAAGAAGCGATTTCTTGTTGTGTATCCTATTTTCCTCTTCTATTTCGTTGTCAGTTGGATGATAATGACAAACTCTTAG
- a CDS encoding hypothetical protein (NECATOR_CHRI.G1634.T1), protein MCFEIGYVKPLIMTSFGNAAVDIDILEQEIAAKEHASRHTPAELSGNIAGMGGPSRSRPMQEVGLNDDLDTLDEPVWDTVKRDLRTIGLKFGHVIFPTPDRQQLLRDWDLWGPLFICVGLSLLLQHNHPDGSAPQFTQVFAITFFGSVVVTLNIKLLGGQISFFQSLCVIGYCLLPPLVAAVICSILLHGKLFLLRLAISTVGFCWSTFAAMGFLAGCQPEKKRFLVVYPIFLFYFVVSWMIMTNS, encoded by the exons ATGTGTTTCGAAATTGGGTAT gttaAACCGTTGATAATGACATCTTTTGGTAACGCTGCTGTTGATATTGATATT TTAGAGCAGGAGATTGCTGCCAAGGAACATGCTTCACGACATACTCCTGCTGAGCTATCCGGGAACATTGCTGGCATGGGAGGCCCTTCTAGGTCACGTCCCATGCAAGAAGTTGGTTTGAATGACGATCTTGACACGCTTGATGAACCCGTCTGGGATACAGTG AAACGTGATTTACGTACCATTGGATTGAAATTTGGTCATGTCATTTTCCCGACTCCAGATCGACAACAATTGCTTAGAGATTGGGATCTGTGGGGCCcactttttatttgtgttgGGTTATCCTT ATTACTCCAACATAACCATCCCGATGGTTCTGCTCCGCAGTTTACTCAAGTCTTCGCAATAACTTTTTTCGGATCAGTCGTTGTCACTCTGAATATAAAACTGCTCGGCGGGCAGAT TTCATTCTTCCAATCGCTGTGTGTGATCGGATACTGCCTGCTGCCTCCCCTTGTCGCAGCTGTCATCTGTTCGATTCTGCTACATGGGAAGTTATTCCTTCTCCGACTCGCTATTTCCACTGTTGGCTTCTGTTGGTCCACTTTTG CTGCTATGGGCTTTTTGGCCGGATGCCAACCGGAGAAGAAGCGATTTCTTGTTGTGTATCCTATTTTCCTCTTCTATTTCGTTGTCAGTTGGATGATAATGACAAACTCTTAG
- a CDS encoding hypothetical protein (NECATOR_CHRI.G1635.T1) — protein MYFSDRTRYLILTLSVVCLTLIFSNSIALNFTIICMNDVRSDFHRSLSTNASHEQHWLDSSTHVNSLFSAVAIGTLIGTIPSTFLIHKIGFCKTMTLYGAATTLATLGFPLAVKTGFVAVFIMRILQGIATSLSFPATGVIPAQWSTVKSTGTFMAIISCALQFCNIFTMPVSGFLCESSLGWPSVFYLQGVLSAIAFTTFFFFYKDDPSKHRNVSPVELQKISLGKQGQKKEAIPFRAIITDPCILGVWLAASGGNLGFQVFLIYGPTYINKVLHFNVKSTGFATALPFILSAAVKFVVGPISDRATFVSGRWRLIFFAALSQGTMALCIFLLSVVTNPRVAQVAYTTAIVFSGINIVGAIKSAQLVSRQYAHFVMAVIAFLLCLIIFLVPVAVNVVCPDNTPEQWSNLFLGVSILVVVANIPFLFVASNDPAPWTGNKVHGAPAEKVDSAEIEDLRKDSTSSDPSSWTDSKTHPVPPLKLDGVEVEDLQRDSTQQS, from the exons ATGTACTTCTCCGATCGTACCCGTTACCTCATCCTAACACTGTCGGTCGTTTGCCTTACATTGATCTTCTCGAACAGTATTGCACTCAACTTTACCATAATCTGCATGAACGACGTTCGATCGGACTTTCACCGCAGTTTGTCAACGAATGCCAGTCACG AACAACACTGGCTTGATTCAAGCACTCATGTCAATTCGCTGTTCTCAGCAGTTGCCATTGGGACTTTGATAGGCACGATTCCAAGCACTTTTCTCATCCATAAAATTGGATTTTG CAAGACTATGACGCTATATGGAGCGGCTACAACGTTGGCGACGCTAGGATTTCCACTTGCAGTGAAAACAGGATTCGTGGCGGTGTTTATTATGAGAATACTACAG GGGATCGCAACATCACTGTCTTTCCCCGCAACCGGTGTGATACCAGCACAATGGTCGACGGTGAAGTCAACTGGGACCTTTATGGCCATCATATCTTGTGCTTTGCAG TTCTGCAACATCTTCACAATGCCGGTATCGGGTTTTCTATGCGAGAGCTCACTCGGCTGGCCCTCTGTGTTCTACCTGCAG GGTGTGCTGTCAGCTATAGCCTTTAccaccttcttcttcttctataaGGACGATCCAAGTAAACACAG AAATGTCAGCCCAGtggaacttcaaaaaatcagcTTGGGTAAGCAGGGTCAAAAGAAGGAGGCCATTCCCTTCAG GGCTATCATTACGGATCCGTGTATACTCGGCGTTTGGTTGGCGGCGAGTGGAGGCAATCTTGGGTTCCAAGTATTCCTTATTTATGGTCCTACTTATATTAATAAG GTTCTCCACTTCAATGTCAAATCAACCGGATTCGCCACCGCCCTGCCGTTCATTCTCTCGGCAGCAGTAAAATTCGTAGTGGGGCCAATTTCGGATCGAGCTACATTCGTATCGGGACGATGGCGGCTAATTTTTTTCGCCGCTTTGTCGCAGGGAACGATGGCTCTGTGTATATTTCTACTTTCTGTC GTTACAAACCCTCGTGTGGCTCAAGTCGCCTATACTACGGCCATAGTGTTCAGCGGTATTAACATCGTCGGCGCCATTAAATCTGCACaattg GTTTCACGTCAATATGCGCATTTCGTTATGGCTGTgattgcttttcttctttgtctcATCATTTTTCTTGTGCCGGTAGCTGTCAATGTTGTTTGCCCAGACAACACACCAGAacaa TggtctaatttatttcttggaGTAAGTATACTCGTAGTTGTGGCAAACATCCCATTTTTGTTTGTGGCTAGTAACGATCCGGCACCATGGACTGGTAACAAA GTGCACGGGGCTCCAGCGGAGAAAGTTGATAGTGCTGAAATTGAAGATCTCCGGAAAGATTCTACTAGTAGTGATCCATCGTCATGGACTGATAGTAAA ACGCATCCGGTCCCACCACTCAAGCTTGATGGAGtcgaagtcgaagatctacagagAGATTCTACTCAACAAAGCTAA